GATTTGAGGATATAGGCCCGTATCCAGTAGGCGGCATAGTAAGAGAATTTAACGCCCCGGTAAGGGTCGAATTTCTTTACCGCCTGGACCAGACCGACATTTCCTTCCTGAATGAGATCCAGAAAGTTCTGCATCCAGTACTTCTGAAAATCCATGGCAACTTTAACCACGAGGCGGAGATTGGAGGTCACCAGGCGGTATGCGGCATCGGGATCTTTCGTTTCCTGATAACGAATTGCCAGTTCCTCAGTCTCCTCACGTGATAAAAGTTCGTGCTGGCTGATCTCCTGCAGATAACGGTGCAACCCGGCCTGACCGAGCGCCGGAAGATGCTCGTCGTCGGCAAGAGCCACCAGCGGATGTTGCATCACATCGGAATCTATGGGTTGACCTTCCTCATAATCAGAGTCGGTCATTCTTTTCGTCATAACAGCTGCCAGCTCCACAGTTATCTCGCCCTGGCTTTCAGGCAAAAAAAACCTATATATATAATCTCTTTGATTTTAGCCAGCCATTTATAAAAACAGGGCCGTCGGCAGAAAGCGTCTACCGGTTGACAAGCTCAAGAACCAGGCCGTAAGAACCGTTAGCCACGACGCGATTGGCAGTGACACCCTCCCCGGGATTCAATGGCCCAAGCTTCGCGGTATGGGCAACATGGACGGGATCAATGGATACCGACTGTGGATCTGAAATCGCGGCCGCTTTTTTTTCAATAATTTCAACAGCTTTCTCATCAACAGCACCCTCTTTCCGCTCAAAAATCACCTTTCCGGCCAACTCCTCAATATCCATCAGACGATTATTGGCCGCGAGAATGAAAAATTTTTCCACCCCGGGGCTTCCGTCAAGCGTGAACCACTCGCGCGCGGAAGGAATATAGTACTTCTGCCAGGCAGGAAAAGCATGCCCGTAGAAGTCCGGTGAAGGTGGGAATACCTGATACAGATCTTTCCGTGAATCATACAGAAAAACATAAACATATGACTTCTCATGGAGTTGCAGGTAAACTCTCAGCAAATCACCTTTACCGACCGATTCCGGGCCGTCAAAATCAAGCGATTTCACCAGACCGTCAGCGGATTTAAGAAAGAATCCCCAGCTGAAAACGACCTTTTCGTCTGCTCCCGCGCAAGGCACCAGAAACAGCAGCGCCGTAATAACCAGAAGTATTGTTTTACCAGGATATCGCACCACCATAGACTCCTCGGATCAACAGTTTCATTATCATGCCACGAACATTCTAACAGATTTGTCAGGTCACACAAATTCATAATTTCACCCATGCGGGCATAAGTCTCGATGCCTCGCAAACTCGCTTTCGCCCAGGGGCATAAGTTTCGTATAAGCAGGCACGCTGCTTAACTTAACTAATCGGCACGAG
The Pseudomonadota bacterium DNA segment above includes these coding regions:
- a CDS encoding DUF4384 domain-containing protein, whose product is MVVRYPGKTILLVITALLFLVPCAGADEKVVFSWGFFLKSADGLVKSLDFDGPESVGKGDLLRVYLQLHEKSYVYVFLYDSRKDLYQVFPPSPDFYGHAFPAWQKYYIPSAREWFTLDGSPGVEKFFILAANNRLMDIEELAGKVIFERKEGAVDEKAVEIIEKKAAAISDPQSVSIDPVHVAHTAKLGPLNPGEGVTANRVVANGSYGLVLELVNR